One genomic window of Mycobacteriales bacterium includes the following:
- a CDS encoding MerR family transcriptional regulator, translating into MEEYLTVGRLAELGGVTVRTLHHYDEIGLVCPSARTAAGYRAYSAGDVERLREVLAYRRLGFGLREVADLVSDPSADAVAHLRRLRGLLLEQRDRTDAMVTAIDRELTAPAKGMAVTPEEQLGMLGTRLYDAIGGAYPATRRTDPRIAAQVWDALGDARTVLNVGAGTGSYEPPGRDVTAVEPSAVMRALRPEGSAPCVAAAAESLPFEDQSFDAAMAFSTVHHWQDPVAGLREMRRVARRVVVFTYDSSEFAWRRRFWLTRDYLPEAADHADTDWLPRLADAIGGQAEPVLIPWDCADGFLEAYWRRPEAYLEEHVRRACSVWTRVGPEAEQRAVRSLREDLDSGRWAENNRDLAGLDEAELGLRLLVA; encoded by the coding sequence GTGGAGGAGTACCTGACCGTGGGACGCCTGGCCGAGCTGGGCGGCGTGACTGTCCGCACGCTGCATCACTACGACGAGATCGGGCTCGTGTGTCCGTCGGCGCGGACTGCAGCCGGGTACCGGGCCTACTCGGCGGGCGACGTGGAGCGGCTGCGGGAGGTGCTGGCTTACCGGCGGCTGGGCTTCGGGCTGCGGGAGGTCGCGGACCTAGTCAGCGACCCGTCCGCTGACGCGGTCGCGCACCTGCGCCGTCTGCGCGGCCTGCTGCTGGAACAGCGCGACCGGACCGACGCCATGGTGACGGCCATCGACAGGGAACTCACGGCACCGGCGAAGGGAATGGCAGTGACACCAGAGGAACAGCTGGGAATGCTGGGCACGCGGTTGTATGACGCCATCGGGGGGGCGTACCCCGCGACGCGGCGCACCGATCCTCGGATCGCCGCGCAGGTCTGGGACGCGCTCGGCGACGCGCGGACGGTGCTGAACGTCGGGGCCGGCACTGGCTCCTACGAACCGCCCGGCCGCGACGTCACCGCGGTGGAGCCGTCGGCGGTCATGCGGGCGCTGCGCCCCGAGGGCTCGGCACCGTGCGTGGCCGCCGCCGCGGAGAGCCTGCCGTTCGAGGACCAGTCATTCGACGCCGCGATGGCCTTCAGCACCGTCCACCACTGGCAGGACCCGGTCGCCGGGCTGCGCGAGATGCGGCGCGTGGCCCGCCGAGTGGTGGTGTTCACCTACGACTCCAGCGAATTCGCCTGGCGCCGACGGTTCTGGCTCACCCGCGACTACCTGCCTGAGGCCGCCGACCACGCCGACACGGACTGGCTGCCCCGGCTGGCCGACGCGATCGGGGGCCAAGCGGAACCGGTGCTCATCCCGTGGGACTGCGCCGACGGCTTCCTCGAGGCATACTGGCGCCGGCCCGAGGCCTACCTGGAGGAACATGTGCGCCGGGCGTGTTCGGTGTGGACGCGGGTCGGACCGGAGGCCGAGCAGCGGGCCGTGCGCAGCCTGCGCGAGGATCTTGACTCGGGCCGGTGGGCTGAGAACAACCGCGACCTCGCCGGCCTCGACGAGGCAGAGCTCGGCCTCCGCCTGCTCGTAGCCTGA
- a CDS encoding TnsA-like heteromeric transposase endonuclease subunit, which translates to MWRHADVVAGLPVREFRSYQGRLHYSGWYWSSSMSRLLAYESRLELARVMLADFDPSVAGIAAQPFLLAGTDGTRDRRHVPDLLLVGVDGGVTVVDVKAPSRMADPGVRSQFAWTLQVCTGRGWAFEAWSGADSRLLANVRFLAGYRRPAVIDTGLIAPVLDAAAGQHDPAARGPRR; encoded by the coding sequence TGGTTGCCGGGCTGCCGGTGCGGGAGTTCCGTTCTTATCAGGGCAGGCTGCATTATTCGGGCTGGTACTGGTCTTCATCGATGTCGCGGCTGCTGGCATACGAGAGCCGCCTGGAGTTGGCGCGGGTCATGCTGGCCGATTTCGACCCGTCCGTGGCCGGGATTGCCGCGCAGCCGTTCCTGCTGGCCGGCACGGACGGCACCCGGGACCGGCGTCATGTGCCTGACCTGCTGCTGGTGGGCGTGGACGGCGGGGTCACGGTCGTGGATGTCAAGGCACCGTCCCGGATGGCCGATCCCGGGGTCCGGTCGCAGTTCGCCTGGACGCTGCAGGTCTGCACCGGGCGGGGCTGGGCGTTCGAGGCGTGGTCGGGAGCGGACTCGCGGCTGCTGGCCAATGTCCGGTTCCTGGCCGGCTACCGCCGCCCGGCGGTTATCGACACCGGGCTGATTGCGCCGGTCCTGGATGCCGCGGCGGGGCAGCACGACCCCGCTGCCCGCGGCCCACGGCGATGA